A DNA window from Maribellus comscasis contains the following coding sequences:
- a CDS encoding MFS transporter → MALTEKISTHNFKAFLWHATFLAFAKNFMDVDTIIPAMLVEAGGSAFHIGLMTAIMLGGSSFTQLFFAPYLSNKTYKRKHLLLGINTRIFSLIGLGILLFLLTGEQTGYVIWLAFVFIALFSLAGAFANISYTDILGKSVNQEKRKSFFSSLQIISGIIVLISAFFVKKVLVWKAFPVNYALMFFIGGGLLLIASGGFWSIKEVVPSAMKISGIKEFFQVLKRELHENKKLVYFLGFINTQGIAISFLPFVILYAKEIFKAQSNDTGIFLIFKVIGIVFVSLLVLLGAKKLKYNVLLYSNVILSLILAATAFFIKDASMIKYVFIIGGIVYSLYTMSMSGLLLEVSGNENRALYTGFAGAGNILPALFPLLGGAVISHMGFRSFFILFMIIIASSAFFIFKIDCKK, encoded by the coding sequence ATGGCTTTAACAGAAAAAATATCTACCCATAATTTCAAAGCTTTTTTGTGGCACGCTACTTTTCTGGCGTTTGCCAAAAATTTTATGGATGTGGATACAATTATTCCGGCCATGCTGGTAGAAGCAGGTGGAAGCGCATTTCATATCGGGCTGATGACTGCAATTATGCTGGGAGGCTCCAGTTTTACCCAATTATTTTTTGCCCCGTATTTAAGTAACAAAACCTATAAAAGAAAACATCTTTTGTTAGGAATTAACACACGGATTTTTTCGCTCATCGGGCTTGGCATTTTATTATTTCTTTTAACCGGGGAACAAACCGGATACGTTATTTGGCTGGCCTTTGTATTTATCGCTCTTTTTTCTCTGGCCGGTGCATTTGCCAACATAAGTTATACCGATATTTTAGGAAAATCAGTCAACCAGGAAAAACGAAAATCATTTTTCTCATCCCTTCAAATTATTTCAGGAATCATCGTTTTGATCTCTGCTTTTTTTGTAAAAAAGGTATTGGTTTGGAAAGCGTTCCCGGTAAATTATGCACTGATGTTTTTTATTGGCGGCGGACTTTTGCTTATAGCTTCCGGAGGATTCTGGAGTATAAAAGAAGTGGTTCCTTCTGCCATGAAGATATCCGGGATAAAAGAGTTTTTTCAGGTATTAAAACGGGAATTGCATGAAAATAAAAAGCTCGTCTATTTTCTGGGATTTATCAACACACAGGGGATTGCCATTTCCTTTCTTCCATTTGTGATTTTATATGCCAAAGAAATTTTTAAAGCCCAAAGTAATGATACTGGTATTTTCCTGATTTTCAAAGTTATTGGGATTGTTTTTGTGAGCCTGCTGGTTTTGCTGGGCGCCAAAAAATTAAAATACAATGTGCTTTTATACAGCAACGTAATTTTGTCGTTGATTTTGGCAGCCACTGCCTTTTTTATAAAAGATGCCTCGATGATTAAATACGTTTTTATCATCGGAGGTATTGTTTATTCCTTGTATACAATGAGTATGAGCGGCCTTTTACTTGAAGTATCGGGAAATGAAAACCGCGCATTATATACGGGATTTGCCGGCGCAGGAAATATTCTTCCGGCTTTGTTTCCACTTTTGGGAGGTGCCGTAATCAGCCACATGGGATTTCGGTCGTTTTTTATTTTGTTTATGATAATTATTGCATCCTCCGCCTTTTTCATCTTTAAAATTGATTGTAAAAAATGA
- a CDS encoding phage integrase SAM-like domain and Arm DNA-binding domain-containing protein, with amino-acid sequence MKRKTLTATFGVHFVIRKEKAKNGNAPIFARISVNRQRCEVSVKKSIPVRDWDSRKGRVKSWKDEYKNLNSFLEQVRTILVEHYQDLVIENEEITPAAVKNRFLGLDDSGYSLLDLFDYHNDQMQKILKWGTLKNYFTTKKYMVLFLEAHLKRKDIPLTLLNYRFISEFENFLRNYQPLDHHKPLGNNGVMKHLERLRKVITLAGYSGSFCATDFGVVCATDFGSNCATG; translated from the coding sequence ATGAAAAGAAAAACACTTACAGCAACATTTGGTGTCCATTTTGTTATCCGAAAAGAAAAGGCAAAAAACGGGAATGCCCCGATATTTGCAAGAATCTCAGTAAATAGACAACGTTGTGAGGTATCTGTCAAAAAATCGATCCCGGTCAGGGATTGGGACAGTCGAAAAGGAAGAGTCAAATCGTGGAAGGACGAATACAAAAACCTGAACTCATTTCTTGAACAGGTTCGAACAATATTAGTTGAACATTACCAGGATTTGGTGATCGAAAATGAGGAAATAACCCCTGCTGCAGTTAAAAACCGTTTTTTAGGATTGGATGATTCCGGTTATTCGCTGTTAGACTTATTTGATTACCATAATGATCAAATGCAAAAAATTCTAAAGTGGGGAACTTTGAAAAACTATTTTACAACAAAAAAATACATGGTTTTATTTCTGGAAGCTCATTTAAAGAGAAAGGATATTCCACTTACTCTTTTAAATTACCGGTTTATCAGTGAGTTCGAAAACTTTTTACGCAATTACCAACCTCTGGACCATCACAAACCGTTAGGGAATAATGGAGTTATGAAGCATCTGGAACGTTTACGTAAGGTCATAACCCTTGCTGGCTATTCTGGTTCGTTTTGTGCCACCGATTTCGGAGTGGTTTGTGCCACTGATTTCGGTTCAAACTGTGCCACCGGGTAG
- a CDS encoding NifB/NifX family molybdenum-iron cluster-binding protein, producing the protein MKRIVFAFALSNENIFINNIFGDADKFAIYQFSDGELIFIDEFQNPVPNPGNIDIKEKRERIVSFLKSKDVTVLVSKQFSKNLRLVTDDFIPVLIEKENPEQVVEILNKNMKWIKDELKNRKSGHMLFRINTGVLKLAIK; encoded by the coding sequence ATGAAAAGGATAGTTTTTGCTTTTGCCTTAAGCAATGAAAATATATTTATAAATAATATTTTTGGAGATGCTGATAAATTTGCCATTTACCAGTTTTCTGACGGAGAGTTGATTTTTATAGATGAATTTCAAAATCCGGTTCCCAACCCCGGAAATATTGACATAAAAGAAAAACGGGAAAGAATAGTTTCTTTTTTAAAATCAAAAGATGTTACTGTTTTGGTTTCCAAACAATTCAGCAAAAACCTGCGTTTGGTTACCGACGATTTTATCCCCGTTCTTATTGAAAAAGAGAATCCGGAACAGGTAGTTGAAATTCTCAATAAAAATATGAAATGGATAAAAGACGAGTTAAAAAACCGCAAATCGGGACACATGCTTTTCAGGATCAACACAGGTGTATTAAAACTTGCAATTAAATAG
- a CDS encoding ATP-binding protein has protein sequence MKEITVLSGKGGAGKTTFAAALASVAQNAVFCDNDVDAADLHLIFQPEIKESHSFSSGNKAEIQSESCTNCGLCAEKCRFDAIHFNTKKQYKINPFQCEGCRLCERICPENAIQVFENTNNSWYVSNTRFGKLVHAKMGPGEENSGKLVTRIREKAKEIALDINADFIINDGPPGIGCSAISSVTGTDLVLMVIEPTLSGLHDAKRLMELVRNFEIPVFAVINKYDLNPKVSENVIQYLSENHIRLAGKINFDKNVVKSIIFEKTIVEFSPKCNFSKEIYYIWNQITEHFSV, from the coding sequence ATGAAAGAAATTACAGTTTTAAGCGGAAAAGGAGGAGCCGGAAAAACAACATTTGCTGCTGCCCTCGCCTCTGTTGCGCAAAATGCCGTGTTTTGCGATAACGATGTAGATGCTGCCGATTTGCATCTGATTTTTCAACCTGAAATAAAGGAAAGCCACTCTTTTAGCAGTGGAAATAAAGCAGAAATACAATCGGAAAGTTGCACAAACTGCGGCTTATGTGCAGAAAAATGCCGTTTTGATGCAATTCATTTTAATACAAAAAAGCAGTATAAAATCAACCCTTTTCAATGTGAAGGCTGCCGGTTGTGTGAACGAATTTGCCCTGAAAATGCGATTCAGGTTTTTGAGAACACAAATAATTCGTGGTATGTTTCCAACACGCGTTTTGGAAAACTGGTTCATGCTAAAATGGGCCCCGGTGAAGAAAACTCCGGGAAACTGGTTACACGAATTCGGGAGAAAGCCAAGGAGATTGCACTGGATATCAACGCCGATTTTATTATTAACGACGGCCCCCCGGGAATCGGCTGTTCGGCGATCTCTTCTGTTACAGGAACTGATTTGGTTTTGATGGTTATTGAACCCACACTTTCCGGTCTGCACGACGCAAAACGATTAATGGAGCTGGTTCGTAATTTTGAAATTCCGGTTTTCGCCGTAATTAATAAATACGACCTGAATCCCAAAGTATCTGAAAATGTAATTCAATATCTTTCTGAGAACCACATCAGACTGGCCGGGAAAATCAATTTCGATAAAAATGTAGTTAAATCAATAATATTTGAAAAAACTATTGTTGAATTTTCTCCAAAATGTAATTTTAGCAAAGAGATTTACTACATTTGGAATCAAATCACAGAGCATTTTAGTGTATGA
- a CDS encoding DUF5320 domain-containing protein, whose product MPGLDKTGPMGQGSQTGRKMGRCRQELENTVEEMPRGRGRGFGGGRQRKFKTEDGWKSSGDGLSFGRGRGRRQR is encoded by the coding sequence ATGCCAGGATTAGACAAAACCGGTCCAATGGGACAAGGCTCCCAAACCGGAAGAAAAATGGGAAGATGCAGACAAGAGCTCGAAAACACTGTGGAAGAAATGCCTCGCGGACGAGGAAGAGGATTTGGCGGAGGAAGACAGAGAAAATTTAAAACGGAAGACGGCTGGAAGAGTTCGGGTGATGGGCTCAGTTTTGGTCGTGGAAGGGGAAGAAGACAAAGATAG
- a CDS encoding P-loop NTPase: MKIAVASGKGGTGKTTVSINLYFFIEKFFNKAVQLVDCDVEEPNDALFFPGAETKREKEVFLSVPEINPGKCTFCKKCSNWCEFNAISIVKALKFAGVNADLCHSCGACLEACNFGAISEQNQTLGQIKYLDTGIGLGLTEGRLKVGSSMQTSLIKKVKKETNPNSEIVIFDAPPGTSCPVVETVADADYVILVTEPTPFGLHDLKITVELLLDLQIPFGVIINKAGLGNRNVYEFLVHYNIDILAEIPFDKSYAGKYASGDILENIPDEIEEIYKELIQKLELKLALR; this comes from the coding sequence ATGAAGATTGCGGTTGCAAGTGGAAAAGGTGGAACAGGAAAAACTACCGTTTCAATTAACTTATACTTTTTTATAGAGAAGTTCTTCAACAAAGCAGTTCAACTTGTGGACTGTGATGTTGAGGAACCAAACGATGCCTTATTCTTCCCCGGAGCGGAAACAAAAAGAGAAAAGGAAGTATTTCTTTCTGTTCCTGAGATAAATCCGGGAAAATGCACATTTTGCAAAAAGTGTTCAAATTGGTGCGAGTTCAATGCTATATCCATCGTAAAAGCATTAAAATTTGCCGGGGTAAATGCTGATTTATGCCACTCCTGCGGAGCTTGTTTGGAAGCTTGTAATTTTGGTGCAATCAGCGAACAGAACCAAACGCTGGGACAAATAAAATATCTGGATACAGGAATCGGTTTGGGTTTAACAGAAGGACGCCTGAAAGTCGGTTCTTCTATGCAAACTTCATTAATCAAAAAGGTGAAGAAAGAAACAAATCCAAATTCAGAAATCGTAATATTTGATGCACCTCCGGGCACAAGCTGCCCGGTGGTAGAAACTGTTGCTGATGCTGATTACGTTATTCTGGTAACTGAACCCACTCCTTTCGGTTTACACGACCTGAAAATTACTGTTGAGCTGTTATTGGATTTGCAAATACCATTTGGTGTAATCATCAATAAAGCCGGGCTGGGAAATCGTAATGTTTATGAATTTTTGGTTCATTACAACATCGATATTCTGGCTGAAATTCCTTTTGATAAATCGTATGCAGGGAAATATGCATCGGGAGATATTTTAGAAAACATTCCGGATGAAATTGAGGAAATATACAAAGAACTGATTCAAAAACTGGAATTAAAACTGGCCTTGCGATGA
- a CDS encoding NifB/NifX family molybdenum-iron cluster-binding protein, protein MKVVITSTGNSLNSKFDLRFGRCGWFCIYDPANKSTIFFENQSKNANGGAGTKAVEAVAEMEANRVISGDFGPKAKSLLEKFNIQMIIMDEKNKSVKDIIEMINN, encoded by the coding sequence ATGAAAGTTGTAATCACTTCTACGGGTAACAGTTTAAATTCAAAATTCGATTTACGTTTTGGACGATGTGGATGGTTTTGTATTTATGACCCTGCCAACAAGAGTACTATTTTTTTTGAAAACCAAAGCAAAAATGCAAACGGAGGTGCCGGAACAAAGGCAGTTGAAGCCGTTGCAGAGATGGAAGCAAACCGCGTTATTTCGGGAGATTTTGGGCCTAAAGCCAAATCTTTACTCGAAAAATTTAACATCCAAATGATTATTATGGATGAAAAGAACAAATCAGTAAAAGACATTATTGAAATGATTAATAATTAA
- a CDS encoding NifB/NifX family molybdenum-iron cluster-binding protein, protein MNKKIAVPVDNHMILDGHFGHCKFFAVFEIRENTILSEEKIVPPPHEPGLLPKWLAEKGVSDVLAGGMGNRAIQIFNHHKVNVFVGAPKMDAKQLAEGFLNDSIQFTANYCDH, encoded by the coding sequence ATGAATAAAAAGATAGCTGTACCAGTTGATAACCACATGATTTTAGATGGTCATTTTGGTCATTGTAAATTCTTTGCAGTATTTGAAATCAGGGAAAATACAATTCTGTCAGAAGAAAAAATAGTACCCCCGCCACACGAACCGGGATTACTACCAAAATGGCTGGCAGAAAAAGGTGTAAGCGATGTACTTGCAGGAGGGATGGGAAACAGGGCCATTCAAATATTCAACCATCATAAGGTGAATGTTTTTGTAGGTGCCCCCAAAATGGATGCCAAACAACTTGCCGAAGGATTTCTAAATGACTCGATTCAGTTTACGGCAAATTATTGCGACCATTAA
- a CDS encoding LuxR C-terminal-related transcriptional regulator, with the protein MANKLDPMDLKQILSLHNEGLSNRQIGDLLSISRNTVNNYIKLAKSSDYSIREMLTMDPHQLGELFTAHTTLITNRYDELMAWFDKVNQQRNHPGFTFMYHYQEYQGQVSNPYSYTQFMVEKTVKLTTPGRNKMTTLASLN; encoded by the coding sequence ATGGCAAACAAACTTGATCCGATGGATTTAAAACAGATTTTATCGTTGCACAACGAGGGTTTAAGCAACCGGCAGATTGGCGATCTTTTGAGTATTTCGCGCAACACAGTCAACAATTACATCAAGCTGGCAAAGTCCAGCGATTACAGTATCAGGGAAATGCTGACAATGGATCCTCACCAGTTGGGGGAACTTTTTACAGCACACACTACACTTATTACCAACCGGTACGACGAGCTGATGGCCTGGTTCGACAAAGTAAACCAACAACGTAACCACCCCGGGTTTACTTTTATGTACCATTACCAGGAATACCAGGGCCAGGTTTCCAATCCGTACAGTTATACCCAGTTTATGGTGGAAAAAACGGTCAAACTGACCACCCCAGGCCGGAATAAAATGACCACCCTCGCCAGTTTAAACTGA